TTTTGCTGTAATAATATCTCGGGGTTTGCACCGATAACTTGGTATATCCACTATAGAACCATTAACTAAAATATGTCTATGATTAACTAATTGTCGGGCTTGAGGAATAGTCGAAGCCATACCCAATCGAAAAAGGATGTTATCCAAACGCATTTCAAGTAATTGTAGTAAAACTTGACCCGTTGATCCTTTGGCTTTTCCGGCGATACGAACGTATTTAAGTAATTGTCGTTCTGTAAGACCATAATGAAAACGCAATTTTTGTTTTTCTTCTAAACGAATACGATATTGAGATTTTTTACCGGAACGCGATTGGTTTTTAAGATCGTTTCCGGTTTTGGGCCTTTTACTAGTTAGTCCCGGTAAAGCCCCCAGACGGCGTATTTTTTTGAAACGAGGCCTTCTGTAACGCGACATAAAGACTCCTTATTTTATTTTATTTAAATTTCATAAACTTAAATGAAAACTTAAATGATAAATATTATAAATGAAGCGAAATCCAGTAAAGTATTGTACTACAAAACAAAGAATAATTAGATAACTTGGATCAATATCCGGATCCTATACTATTGTATATGTAAATGATATAAAAAAGTAAGAGTTCCTTTCTTGATTTGTTCTACAGAAATAGAACCCCTTTCTTTAGTCATAAAGGTAAGTAAGTTCCTACGACATGATAGATTGGTGACCTTTGAAAAAGGGTAAGAAGTAGTTTCGTCTATTTATTTGATTTTTGACATAATTGATAGACTCTAGAGGATCCAAATAGAGAAAAGCCGGCTATCGGAATCGAACCGATGACCATCGCATTACAAATGCGATGCTCTAACCTCTGAGCTAAGCGGGCTCACATAACAGAAATGTTACATGCATAGTAATTTACTAAATTACTGGGATCTTAGCTATTCCTAATTAATATGAATATAGAATCTAATTTCATTTCAAATAAATATTCAATATTGGAATTGTTCTATTATAGAACATATTAATTAATATAACGATTAATAGAACGATTAATAGAATATAGCGATAGAAAATTTTGATCTATTTATCAAATGGATGTGTATCAATAATTAATGGGTTAATCTCAATTAGATAGTAAATTTTTGTTTTTGAATTCAAATGTGAAATTCTTATTATTATTATTTTTAAGATTTTTGGTTATTTTTCTTTTAGGTTTTTTAGTTATTTACTCTTTTCTTTATTTTTTTTTACTATGCTATTTGAATGTCTGTCTATTTAAATGAAATCAAAATATTACAATATTTCATTACATAATTTTGCTTTTCTCTTTTTATATCAATATAAAAAAATATATTGAAATTTCTTATTTTTTTTTATATTATATAATAATATTATATAATGGGTTATAGAATAATTTATCGAATAATAAAGTTATTTTTAGTTATGTTATAGAGGATCTCCCCTAAGGGTAAGAATAAATAAAGAAAAATGAAAAGGTGCAATCCAACCAACTAAATGCAATTGAGATGATAATGAAGCATTTCTATGTTTTCATTCTGAAAGGTGGAAGATAAGACGAAGAAAAGAATCGACCGTTTAAGTATTCATTTTTTTACTAAAAAAAGAATAGAAAGAGGGGCAAATTTATATGTCTATATATCTATCTATATTGATATATATTGAATTGCAGATACAGAAATGATAGAATCATTTTGGATCGGAACAAATACGGGTCTCCGATAGAGAGAGATTAAAGAAGATAGACAAGAAATCCAATCCAATAGGAGGAAACACTTTTCAATAGAGGAATCGGTATTCTAATGACTTCAGTGGTTCGTTCCAGTATAATA
This window of the Cucumis sativus chloroplast, complete genome genome carries:
- the rps4 gene encoding ribosomal protein S4 — protein: MSRYRRPRFKKIRRLGALPGLTSKRPKTGNDLKNQSRSGKKSQYRIRLEEKQKLRFHYGLTERQLLKYVRIAGKAKGSTGQVLLQLLEMRLDNILFRLGMASTIPQARQLVNHRHILVNGSIVDIPSYRCKPRDIITAKDEKKSRTLIQNYLDSSPPQELPKHLTLQPLQYKGLVNQIIDSKWVSLKINELLVVEYYSRQT